The following nucleotide sequence is from Acetobacteroides hydrogenigenes.
AGGCTAATATCAACACCTACTTCTGAAGTATTTGAGCGTTCCCATCTTAGTTCTGGGTTTGGAAGTCCTCCTAGTAGGAATCCCGTAGTTCCATCGTACTTTGCAGCACCATATGAACCTTGTAGTTGGTACGACCCAATTCCTGATACGTTACCGTTTACACCGTAGCTTGCTCTTACCTTCAATAGATTCAACCAACTGCTAGTAGATTGCATAAATTGTTCCTTGTTTAGAACCCATCCAGCAGACACCCCTGGGAAGAATCCCCAACGATTATTTTCAAACAATGTAGAATAGCCATCCTCACGGAAAGTAAAGGATAACAAATACTTGCTCTTAAAATCGTAGTTAATGCGGCTAAATGCAGATAGAATGCGCTGACGGTCATGCCAAGTGTCTATGCTACGAGCATCCTTATCACCAAGAGTCAACGATAAATCTCTAAAGTCATCAGTTGGAGCACCCTTACCAGCACCATACAATCCGTAGTTATAGGTATCGTAAAACTCTCCCCCTAACATAGCGTCAATATTATGGTTCTCAAATAGGGTTTTCTTGTAGCTTAATACAGCGTTGTAGGTCTGACGCATTGTCCTTTCGAACTGAGCAGAGCTAGAACGAGTACGGTTCCAGTTATTCGAAGATTGGAGGTAATCCCTATTAAAGCTCTCGTAGAAACCTTCGTCATACATCCATATTGCACCAACCTTCAAGGAAAGGTCTCGCATAAAGTTAACCTTAAACGACTGGCTTAATGTGAACTTATCAGAATTATTCTTACGTAAGAACTTGTCAATATTAGCCTGAGGGTTTCCATCAGACAAGCTTTGCCCAACCAGCGGCTCTCCTTGCTCATTGTACCCGCGCATTGTAGGAGGAGCACTAAGCATACGAGCAAAGTAGTTCCCCTCACCTGTAATTGGAGTATCCTTCCAACGAGCATCTGCAAAGCTGAATCCTGTATAAGAAGTTAGCCAATCGCGAACCTTGTAGTCTCCATTAAAGGTAAAGTTTAAGCGCTTATAGAATGTTTCAATAGGAAGACCTTCTTCATTATAAAATCCTAAACCTGCATAGTAGCTGCCCTTTTCATTTCCTCCCATCACAGAGATATTGTAATCCTGTGTTTTTGCAGGATTATTGAAAGCAACATCCTTGTAATTAAATTCCTTATAGATAATTTGATCTCCGTAAACAGGATCGGTCATCTGCTTATAGCCCTTGTCTAGCAAAAACTTATTTTGGTCGTTAAGAATCATTGGACTCCATACGGCCCTATTATCTTTATTGCCATCTAGAATTACATTTGGGTTGCTCGGATCAAAATAAAGGTTTCCCGTACCATATGCAACCGCTTGCTTTAAGCTGTTCAGGTTTTGGAATCCGCCATCCGTCGCATTCTTATATCCCATACGCATCCAGTATAGGTAATCCCCTGCATTAAGGAATTTATACGGCTCGTTGAGGTAGTTTACCCCTAAACGAACCTTGGCGGTAATCTCAGACTTTCCCGCTTTGCCTCTTTTTGTGGTAATAAGGATTACACCGTTGTTGGCACGAGCACCATAAAGCGCGGTAGCACCCGCATCCTTCAGCACGTCCATAGATTCAATATCCTCGGGGTTAATGTCCGAAAAACCTCCACGAACTTGACCATCGACAATAACCAGTGGTGATCCAGAGCCATCCCAGTTTGTTCCACCTCTAAGAGTAACCGTAGCAGTAGATCCAGGTTTTCCAGAAGCTTGAACAACCTTCAAACCTGCTACCGATCCTGCTAATGCCTGAGCAGGATTAGAGCGTACTCCCGTTTCTAGCACCTTACTATCTACCTTTGCAATCGAAGAGGTTAGTTTTGCCTTAGATTGCGTGCTACCATATCCGGTAACAACCACCTCTTCAATTTTAATATCAGAAGGCTGCAACATAAAGTTTACCTCATGCCTTCCATTCACAGCCACTTGCTGCGAAGCATAGCCAACAAAGCTTACAACAAGGACAGCCTTATCGCTTGATACATTCAGCGTATATCGGCCATCAACATCCGTTATTGTACCCTTTGATGTTCCTTTTTCGCCTACGGTTACCGCAGGCATTGGCTCATTAGTTTTCGCATCAAGGACACGCCCTTTGATGGAGAACTGAGCTTGTGCCACTATTACTAGTAGCAGCATGATCCAAGTAAATCCCAGCTTCAACTTCATACACCAATAAATTAATGTTTGTTAGCTGCCAAAATACGCTCGAAACACCCTGTTTTATGAGTACAAACAATTCAAACATCAACACTTTTACACCACCAATCCTTAAACTAAAACCTATCAATCAACAACTTAAAAAAACACACCCTCATTTTAACTTTTCATTTACTCATATTAAGGTCATTTAATCTACAAATCGTTGCAAAAACCGAGTTTTCTGCCTTACCATTGACTTTTTAACGATAAACTTACCCTATTTACAAAACAGACCACTAGAAAAAAAGCAAATACAGGCTGTATCACGAAGAAGTTCGAACAGAGTCCGAAAGCACTCCAAACGCATCAAGCAATCATCTTGGTATACCTCGTTATATGGTAAAAAAGAAAACACTCCATTTATTATCTTGGGAAAATTTGAGAATAGCAAAAACTCAAAGACTTCGACTTTCCTATCGACTTTGCATAGGAATATTACCTCTTGCTTTTTACTAAGCCGAGCAAAGCAAACTCAACATTGCCAACCTAATGAATTACCAATTGGCTTTATCATAATTTATTAAATCCTGGGGTAGATGCCGGAATATCTCCCAAATGACAGCTCCGATTTAGAGATACGCTTAGGGTGGTAACGTTGAGCAAAGGCCTATTTCATAAAAAAGGGCAGCAGCCAGCACACAAGCTAGCAGCCACCCTCTATGACGACCAATCTAATTGTCGTTTAAGTATACTAATCTACAGATTGTTGAGAATCAGAGACCGCCCCCTTACAAAAGCGCTCTACGTATTCCATAGGTGTCATCCCAAAATACTCCTTAAAGCATCTATTAAAGTACGACCGGTTATTAAACCCAACGGCAAAGAGCACATCCCCCACGTTCATGTTTGGGTTCCCCAGCAATCGGGCGGCTTTTTTCAGCCTATAGCTACGTATGAACTCGTTTGCAGACACGCCTGTCACAACTTTCATCTTTCGGTAGAGCTGTGTCCTACTAACGCCGATATCAACACATAAATCGTCAATATCGTACTCGTAGTTGTCAATATTGCGCTCTACTGCACCAACGACTTTCTTGAAGAAGCGCCTATCAACGGCCGAAAGCAGCTCTACGTTTACATTTGTGCCTGCGGGGCTCACACTAGACAAGAGCCGATCTTGAGTAGTAAGCAGGTTAAGCACGTTGAACTTGAGCTGATCCTCGTCAAATGGCTTAGAGAGATAGGCATCTGCACCAAGGGCCAGCCCCTGCTTGATGCTGCTACTATCAGCCCTTGCCGATAGCAACATCACCGGGATATGAGCTGTTCTCTCGTTATCCTTCAGCTTTTTAAGAAGATCTAAGCCATTCATCTTTGGCATGAGAATGTCGCTAATGATGAGCGAAGGAAGAAAAGATGTAGCCTTTCGAAGCCCTACCTGTCCATCGGAGGCCGTCATCACCTCGCAGTGATCTTCGAAGATTTCTGCAACGTACTTACAAATTTCGGCATCATCGTCAACCACTAGAATCTTCCATTTTTTGGGCTCCGCAGATGTTGAAACCTCAGGTGCTTCCTTTTCGAAAGGAAGCATAGAGGTATGCTCCTTGCGAACGTAGCTTCCTGCTCCATATCGCTCCTGCTCGCTATAAGCCTTTGCCGATACTGGCAGGCGCACAGAAACCGTTGTTCCTTCGCCCAGCTCCGAAACAATCGATATAGCTCCCTTATGCAGCTCTACTAGCCGCTTTGTATAGGCCAAACCTATTCCTGTTCCACCTTCATCAGATGATTCACGGAAAAAGTCATCGAACACTTTACCCACATTCTCTTGCGCAATACCAATCCCCGAATCGGCAACCTCTAGGACTAGCCAATCTTCGTCCGCAATCTGTTCTTTACGCAGAAGGACGCGAATAGAATCATGCTCTTCGGAGTACTTTACAGCATTCGACAAAAGGTTCACCAGTATCTTTTCGAACTTATCGCGATCTACCCATCCTTCCAATAAAGGAGCTTCGGTCTCAAGAACAAGCTGCTGCTGCTTTTGCTCTACCTGATCCAAGAATAAATCGACGGTTTGCCGTGCCAAAGATGCCACATCGAGCAGCTCAACTGCAATAGAAGTCTGATCCTCTTCTAGCTTTCTATAGTCGGCAATTTGCGAAACCAGGTTTAGCATTCGTTTCGCATTACGACTAATCCTATGGTACATAGCCAGCTTCCGCTCTGACGTCATGCTCTTCTCATCCATCAAAGACTGAATTGGACCTAGTATTAGCGTTAATGGAGTCCTGAACTCGTGTGAAATATTTGCAAAAAACTTCAACCTCATACGGTACATCTGCTGAGCAACATACAGCTCGTACTTACTCTTTACCCGTTCTGCTTCTGATGCTTTTCGGTAATCTACATATCTTTTGTAAAAGAAAAGAACGGTCATCACCACCAATACATAAAAAGAGATCATCCCGGGTGATCCCCAAAACGGATAGCCAATACGAAAACGCACGACGGTTTCGTTCGCACCATCCTCCTTACCATAGATTGCATTTCGGACTCTAAAGGTATATGTCCCGCTTCTAAGGTTAGAATAGGTTACATCATTTTGAAGATTATCCGATCGTTTCCACTCGGTATCGACACCCTCAAGCTTGTAGAAAAAGTTGGATTTTTGCTGAACGTTATAGGCTATACCGCCAAATTCTATCGATACGGTATTATCCACGTAAGGGATTTTTAAGGGCGCTGCATCGCTTCCTTGTCTATAGGCAGCGATCTCTTTCCCATCTGCTTTTACTGCGTAAACAATAGGCAATGCCGATTGCAGTACCTCGCGCAATTGCTGAGGTCTAAATCGAATAAGCCCATTAGCTGTACCAAAAACAATGGATCCATCAGAGGTTCGAATAGAGGAGCCAAAGCTGAATATATGCTGAGGCATTTTCCCATCAGTCCCGAAGCTAAAAGATTCGCCAGTTGCAGGAGAAAACTTACTCAACCCTTTTGCAGTTCCTAGCCAAAGTAATCCTCTTGTATCGGCCTGAATGCTTTTTACAACATTGCTCGGCAAGCCATCCTTAACAGTATAAGCTCGTTCCACCCTCAATGTTGCCACATTTAACTTTAGCAATCCGCTTCCATAAGTCCCAACCCATACTATATTAGATTGCCTTGCATCCCTATAAAAGCAGTAAACACCTACACTCCCCAATCGAGAATCGGAGCCAATTTTATAAACGTAGCTGGTTGTAGGATTAACCAAATAAATCCCCCTATTCAACGATCCGACTAGCAGCTTTGTGGAATCCACCTCCATTATAGCTCGCACATCCATATTCCTGAAGGTAGCACCAAATCTTCTATCTACTTGTTCCTTCAGCGGATCAAATCGCAAAAGGCCAACTTGCTGTGTACCTATCCAAATCCCCCTTTTGTATTGGCTGGCAACTAAGGTCCACACATTATCGTTTTGCAGCACGCCCAACAATCCCCTAACCTTGTCTGAAATATTTACATTTCCAATAAACCGCACGCCCCCACCTACGGTTCCTACCATCAAATTCCCAGGAATAAACTCCGTTATACTTTGAGCATTGTATCCATCAAAAACAGAAGAAATAGGGTATGTACGAACCACCTTTAGATCGCCAGAAAGTATTACAACACCATGATTCCATGCACATGCTGCAATACGCCCATCACGCATCTTCACCATTGACTTAAAGATCTGGTATTCTCCATTTTGCTCCCCAAGAGGATTCACCACATCGAAAAGAGGTTTGTTTTCAGCATACATTAAAACTCCGCTTTCGAGTGTAGAGAAAGATAGTACCCCAGGAATTGGAGAAGCAGCGCCTGTAATAAACATATTCGATAATCGAAGGGGAACCAAAGTGCTTGCGCCTTTTGAAATGCTATAGAGAGCAACCTCTCCACTGGTCATAACAATAAGAAGTTGGTCTTTAGATAAGAGGTAAGCCCCCATAATCCGACTTTGAAGTTTTAGGCTACTTGCCCTACCTCTTTTAACATCAAAAAAATCCACGTTATTACGACCAACCAAATATATGTAACGTCCTTCATCTAGTTTTCCTAGTGAGGTATACTTTTTATTAGCCCTAAATGAGAACGCAGCATCCCCTTTTCGGTTAGAGAAAACACCTCCATCTACATCCAAAGCCCACAGATAGCCATCCTTATCCTGAACTATATTCGAAAGTGCAACGCCATTCTTTAACCCATATCGCCGAAGCGAAACTAGCCTTGCAGCATCCTGATCATCTGTAATCTCGTATACTCCTTTAGGAGTTGTCACCCAAATTGCGCCATTCCGCAACTCCTCTATGGCAGAAATCCGCAACGTAGAAACATCTCCCAAAAGACGAACAACTCTTCGATCAGGGTTGCTGAGATAAGCCAAACCGCGCTCTGTACCAACCCAAATTCGTCCCTTACTGTCTTCGAACAACCTTTTAACGATATCATAAGGGATACTGGCCTCCTGCATATTGTCTGACGGATAAACCTTAAAGGAATGCCCATCAAAACGAGTTAACCCTTCTTCTGTTCCAAACCAAATAAATCCTTGATGATCCAACAAAGAGGTATAAACGACATTAGAGGAAAGTCCATTGGTAGCATTTATATTTTTTACAAGATCAAAACCTTCTGCACGGCAATTTAAAGAACTCCCGAATAGAATAAAAAAAAGACAACACCTATAAAATATTCTCAACATAAACACAAAGGGATACCTAACTGCAACAAAAAATTCAGCAAATGGACTCAATAAACTCACACTTATAAAAACGACCGTACTTATTGCGTAAGAGTCCAAACCTTACAAGAAACTCTAAAACGCACCCAAGTCAAAAGTTCTCTGCAAGATAGCACTTTTTGCAAAAATAAGTCAATTTACGGCAACAGCACCATCCAAGAATCTTCACAAAAAAAGGATGCTCAACAGAGCACCCTTCTTTATTATTCACAAAACACTGTACAAATTATCTATCTATGATTGGAGGTATTCCTGATTTGCTGGAGTAAAAAGCGTTTATAATCTTCTTCTACAACAAAAAGCTGTGCAACCTTTTTGTCGGGAAGGATATCCTTAAACTTTGTCACATAAGTTTCAAGCAACGTTGCTTCATCCTTTGATATAGCCATTAACTTGTCTAACGACTCCTCTACTTCTTTGTTTGGCATCTTATGAAGACTTCGAGCGAATTGCTCATGTATAGCCTTCCTCTGTTCAAACAAATTTTCTTTTTGTTCCTGATACTCATTGTAAACTGGCCAAAAAACCTCAGCTTCTTCCGAATTTAAATTCAACTTCTGAGTAAAAAAGGCTACTTTCTTGGCTTTCAACTTATCTTCCTTTATCCCTGACTTTGCATTCGCAACAGTCGTACACAACAACATTAATACAGAAAGCGTGCTTACGTTTAATAATTTAAGTAAGTTCATCTCTTAATCTTTATACAATTCTTCTTCCACAGCAGCAACATCAACCTGTTGATCTACAAGATAATCAATAATCTTATCAGATTCTCTTTTCAATACTTTTTTAGAGGCCACTGCTTTGCTGGTTTTTATTTCGAGAATTAGATCCTGCTCATTAAAGTCTTCTGTGTTGTTCGATACATATTCGTAGTAATCCTCGGGTAGAACAACAGCCTCATCAACAAACTTATTGTACCTATAGCCAGTATAAGCAACAGCAGCAAAAAACAGAACTCCAACCGTTATTCCCATTTGATGCTTAAATAGATGTAGGTAGTTTATCGATGGTTTTAAGGCCTTCCTTGCTGCAATTCTATTCTGAACTTCAGAAGGAAGGCCCTCAAAATAACCATCAGGAACGGCAAAAGGGCTTTGCTTCCCCATTTTATCCGTCATCCTATTTCCTTTAAATTCCATAGCAATTGTTTCGTTTCACTTTTATTTGACTACGGAAAAGGCAAAAGGTTTAATCGGCCTGTAAATATTTTTCGATTTTTTTTGCAGCAAGATGGTACGATGCCTTTAGCGCACCTACCGATGTCCCGAGTATCTCTGACATTTCCTCGTAGGTAAGTTCGTCGAAATACTTGAGGTTGAACACTACGCGCTGCTTTTCAGGAAGGGTGAGTAGCGCTTTCTGCAACTTTAGCTCTGCTTCGTCGCCATTAAAGTAGGGATCGGTTTCGAGCGTATTGGCCAGCTGAGCCTCCACGTCAACCAAGGGTAAAAAAAAACGAGTGCGCTTCCTTTTTAAAAAGGTAAGCGCCTCGTTGGTTGCAATTCGGTATAGCCATGTAAAGAGTTGGGAGTCTTCCCTAAAATTATCGAGTCCGCTCCAAGCCTTTACAAAGGTGTTCTGAACAATATCATTGGCATCATCGTGGTCGATAACAAGCTTACGAATATGCAAATAAACCTTCTCCTGATACTTTTGGACTATCAGGCGAAACGCATAGTTCTTCGTTTCTTCTTTTTGAAATTGAGATAAAAGCTCGCTATCCGTGTATGCTGCCATTAAACTTATAGGCGTATTACTTGCGGCTCAACACGCGCTTAACTGCCTCAACGACATCCGAAGTATCCAAGTGAAACTTCTTCATTAGCTCGTCGGGTGTTCCGCTTTCGCCAAATTTATCATCTACAGCCACAAATTCCATCGGAGTTGGCACGTTTTGCGATAAAACTTGAGCAACGCTCTCGCCTAAACCTCCACTTATTAAATGCTCCTCTGCTACTACTACCGCACCAGTTTTCTTAGCCGATTCGATAATGGCATTAGCATCTAATGGCTTAATGGTATGAACATTGATTAACTCTACGCTAATCCCTTCGTTTTCCAGAATCTCGGCTGCCTGAATAGACTTCCACACCAAATGCCCTGTTGCAATAAGGGTAACATCCTTACCTGGATTCATCATTACAGCCTTACCGATTTCGAACTTCTGATCGGCAGCGGTAAAGTTTGGAACAACAGGACGACCGAAGCGAAGGTAAACAGGACCAACATACTCGGCAGCAGCTAGGGTTGCAGCCTTGGTTTGGTTATAGTCGCATGGGTTGATAACCACCATATTTGGCAGCATCTTCATCAACCCGATATCCTCCATAATCTGGTGGGTTGCGCCATCCTCGCCAAGGGTAATGCCAGCATGCGATGCGGCAATCTTAACGTTGGTTTTTGAGTAGCAAACCGATTGACGAATCTGATTGTAAACATGTCCAGAAGCAAATGCAGCAAAAGTTCCTGCGAAAGGAATCTTTCCAGCCACAGCCAGTCCTGCTGCCATTCCAATCATATTGGTTTCGGCAATTCCGGTTTGAATGAAGCGCTCGGGATGCTTTGCTACGAAGTTGTCCATTTTAAGCGAACCTATAAGGTCGGCACAAAGGGCAACAACATTAGGATTTTCATCACCAAGAATATCGAGTGCAGCGCCAAAACCCGAACGGGTATCTTTGCTTCCTGTATTTTCGTATTTAATCATCGCTAATAATCTTAAGGTAAGTTGATCGATTAGTAGTCTCCTAGAGTTTCTTCGAGCTGAGCAAGGGCCTTTTCGGTTTGCTCGGCATTAGGAGCCTTTCCGTGCCATGCATGGGTTCCCATCATAAAGTCGACGCCGAAGCCCATTTCGGTTTTCATAAGGATTACGATTGGCTTGCCGTTGCCGGTCATCGAACGTGCCTTGCCGAGCGTATCAACAACCTCTTCCATCACGTTTCCGTTCATGGCAAGCACCTCCCAACCGAATGCGCGCCACTTAGCCTCAAGATCGCCAAGCGAGAGCACATGATCAACAGGGCCATCAATCTGCTTTCCGTTATAGTCTACGGTAGCAATGATGTTATCAACCTTCTTTGCCCCTGCAAACATGGCAGCTTCCCATATTTGACCTTCCTGAAGCTCGCCATCGCCATGTAGGGTGAACACCAGCGAGCGGTCGCCATTCATCTTCTTAGCAAGTGCCGTTCCTATTCCAACAGAAAGCCCTTGACCAAGCGAGCCAGATGCAACACGAACGCCGGGAATACCTTTATCGGGGGTTGGGTGACCTTGAAGACGGGCTCCCAGCTTACGGAATGAGCCTAACTCCTCAACACCAAAGTATCCGGTACGTGCTAGCACGCTATACCAAAGCGGAGAAATGTGACCATTCGAAAGGTAGAACATATCGTGTCCATGCCCATCGTAACGAAAATCTGCCGGATTGTTTTGTAGAATATTCTTGTAAAGCGCCGTCATAAAATCTGCGCATCCGAGAGAGCCTCCTGGATGCCCCGAATTTGCGCCAGAAACCATTCGAATAATATCCCTTCGAACCTGAGAAGCCATTAGCTTTAGTTCTGCTA
It contains:
- a CDS encoding SusC/RagA family TonB-linked outer membrane protein is translated as MKLKLGFTWIMLLLVIVAQAQFSIKGRVLDAKTNEPMPAVTVGEKGTSKGTITDVDGRYTLNVSSDKAVLVVSFVGYASQQVAVNGRHEVNFMLQPSDIKIEEVVVTGYGSTQSKAKLTSSIAKVDSKVLETGVRSNPAQALAGSVAGLKVVQASGKPGSTATVTLRGGTNWDGSGSPLVIVDGQVRGGFSDINPEDIESMDVLKDAGATALYGARANNGVILITTKRGKAGKSEITAKVRLGVNYLNEPYKFLNAGDYLYWMRMGYKNATDGGFQNLNSLKQAVAYGTGNLYFDPSNPNVILDGNKDNRAVWSPMILNDQNKFLLDKGYKQMTDPVYGDQIIYKEFNYKDVAFNNPAKTQDYNISVMGGNEKGSYYAGLGFYNEEGLPIETFYKRLNFTFNGDYKVRDWLTSYTGFSFADARWKDTPITGEGNYFARMLSAPPTMRGYNEQGEPLVGQSLSDGNPQANIDKFLRKNNSDKFTLSQSFKVNFMRDLSLKVGAIWMYDEGFYESFNRDYLQSSNNWNRTRSSSAQFERTMRQTYNAVLSYKKTLFENHNIDAMLGGEFYDTYNYGLYGAGKGAPTDDFRDLSLTLGDKDARSIDTWHDRQRILSAFSRINYDFKSKYLLSFTFREDGYSTLFENNRWGFFPGVSAGWVLNKEQFMQSTSSWLNLLKVRASYGVNGNVSGIGSYQLQGSYGAAKYDGTTGFLLGGLPNPELRWERSNTSEVGVDISLLNNRIFASIAYYDRTTRDKIATIPVPSSSGVTGILSNNGELRNKGLEIETKFVAVEKAGFKWNVNVNFAWNKNKVVKLPDNGLERNRQSAFQIYNSKGEKVWVGGYQEGQEPGGMWLFVAEGIYKSAEEIAAEAGNRIDITSGNNGSNGRPLYGPEAWAKLTAAEKSKGLQIQPGDVKWKDVNGDGIIDNYDRVYVGRTTPRFTGGITSSMTWKGLSLFARMDYALGFYQYDNVLPWFMGCMQGSFNPVTETKGTWTPTNVNAQYPIYTWADQLGKRNYARDSKMFAYKADYLCFREVSLSYTFPKDWAAKAKMQNLQVTLTGQNLGYLTKAKTYSPEIGGSVGGGYALPRTFVFGVNLTF
- a CDS encoding hybrid sensor histidine kinase/response regulator transcription factor, whose amino-acid sequence is MLRIFYRCCLFFILFGSSLNCRAEGFDLVKNINATNGLSSNVVYTSLLDHQGFIWFGTEEGLTRFDGHSFKVYPSDNMQEASIPYDIVKRLFEDSKGRIWVGTERGLAYLSNPDRRVVRLLGDVSTLRISAIEELRNGAIWVTTPKGVYEITDDQDAARLVSLRRYGLKNGVALSNIVQDKDGYLWALDVDGGVFSNRKGDAAFSFRANKKYTSLGKLDEGRYIYLVGRNNVDFFDVKRGRASSLKLQSRIMGAYLLSKDQLLIVMTSGEVALYSISKGASTLVPLRLSNMFITGAASPIPGVLSFSTLESGVLMYAENKPLFDVVNPLGEQNGEYQIFKSMVKMRDGRIAACAWNHGVVILSGDLKVVRTYPISSVFDGYNAQSITEFIPGNLMVGTVGGGVRFIGNVNISDKVRGLLGVLQNDNVWTLVASQYKRGIWIGTQQVGLLRFDPLKEQVDRRFGATFRNMDVRAIMEVDSTKLLVGSLNRGIYLVNPTTSYVYKIGSDSRLGSVGVYCFYRDARQSNIVWVGTYGSGLLKLNVATLRVERAYTVKDGLPSNVVKSIQADTRGLLWLGTAKGLSKFSPATGESFSFGTDGKMPQHIFSFGSSIRTSDGSIVFGTANGLIRFRPQQLREVLQSALPIVYAVKADGKEIAAYRQGSDAAPLKIPYVDNTVSIEFGGIAYNVQQKSNFFYKLEGVDTEWKRSDNLQNDVTYSNLRSGTYTFRVRNAIYGKEDGANETVVRFRIGYPFWGSPGMISFYVLVVMTVLFFYKRYVDYRKASEAERVKSKYELYVAQQMYRMRLKFFANISHEFRTPLTLILGPIQSLMDEKSMTSERKLAMYHRISRNAKRMLNLVSQIADYRKLEEDQTSIAVELLDVASLARQTVDLFLDQVEQKQQQLVLETEAPLLEGWVDRDKFEKILVNLLSNAVKYSEEHDSIRVLLRKEQIADEDWLVLEVADSGIGIAQENVGKVFDDFFRESSDEGGTGIGLAYTKRLVELHKGAISIVSELGEGTTVSVRLPVSAKAYSEQERYGAGSYVRKEHTSMLPFEKEAPEVSTSAEPKKWKILVVDDDAEICKYVAEIFEDHCEVMTASDGQVGLRKATSFLPSLIISDILMPKMNGLDLLKKLKDNERTAHIPVMLLSARADSSSIKQGLALGADAYLSKPFDEDQLKFNVLNLLTTQDRLLSSVSPAGTNVNVELLSAVDRRFFKKVVGAVERNIDNYEYDIDDLCVDIGVSRTQLYRKMKVVTGVSANEFIRSYRLKKAARLLGNPNMNVGDVLFAVGFNNRSYFNRCFKEYFGMTPMEYVERFCKGAVSDSQQSVD
- a CDS encoding RNA polymerase sigma factor produces the protein MAAYTDSELLSQFQKEETKNYAFRLIVQKYQEKVYLHIRKLVIDHDDANDIVQNTFVKAWSGLDNFREDSQLFTWLYRIATNEALTFLKRKRTRFFLPLVDVEAQLANTLETDPYFNGDEAELKLQKALLTLPEKQRVVFNLKYFDELTYEEMSEILGTSVGALKASYHLAAKKIEKYLQAD
- a CDS encoding transketolase family protein, yielding MIKYENTGSKDTRSGFGAALDILGDENPNVVALCADLIGSLKMDNFVAKHPERFIQTGIAETNMIGMAAGLAVAGKIPFAGTFAAFASGHVYNQIRQSVCYSKTNVKIAASHAGITLGEDGATHQIMEDIGLMKMLPNMVVINPCDYNQTKAATLAAAEYVGPVYLRFGRPVVPNFTAADQKFEIGKAVMMNPGKDVTLIATGHLVWKSIQAAEILENEGISVELINVHTIKPLDANAIIESAKKTGAVVVAEEHLISGGLGESVAQVLSQNVPTPMEFVAVDDKFGESGTPDELMKKFHLDTSDVVEAVKRVLSRK
- a CDS encoding transketolase produces the protein MADIAELKLMASQVRRDIIRMVSGANSGHPGGSLGCADFMTALYKNILQNNPADFRYDGHGHDMFYLSNGHISPLWYSVLARTGYFGVEELGSFRKLGARLQGHPTPDKGIPGVRVASGSLGQGLSVGIGTALAKKMNGDRSLVFTLHGDGELQEGQIWEAAMFAGAKKVDNIIATVDYNGKQIDGPVDHVLSLGDLEAKWRAFGWEVLAMNGNVMEEVVDTLGKARSMTGNGKPIVILMKTEMGFGVDFMMGTHAWHGKAPNAEQTEKALAQLEETLGDY